A window of the Juglans microcarpa x Juglans regia isolate MS1-56 chromosome 5D, Jm3101_v1.0, whole genome shotgun sequence genome harbors these coding sequences:
- the LOC121264074 gene encoding uncharacterized protein LOC121264074: MGVVVYLDTILVPLSLFFTLGYHAYLWHSFKNKPCNTTIGINTLTRRAWFQDIKQGDDKKSMLAVQSLRNALMATTLTASIAILVNLALAALANNAFNASHLLNNPTFGSQSGRILVVKFGSASLLLLVSFLCSSMSIGYLIDANILINACGEFSSPGHTQTIFERGFMLALIGNRVLCITFPLMLWLLGPELVALSSVALIWGLYELDFSGKLTN, from the exons ATGGGAGTGGTGGTTTATTTGGACACCATATTGGTTCCCTTGAGCCTTTTTTTTACGTTGGGTTACCATGCCTATCTCTGGCACAGCTTCAAAAACAAGCCCTGTAATACCACCATCGGAATCAATACATTAACAAGGAGAGCATGGTTTCAAGACATAAAACAG GGTGACGACAAGAAGAGTATGCTGGCTGTCCAAAGTTTAAGAAACGCTCTAATGGCGACCACGCTCACTGCTTCAATAGCCATTCTTGTTAACCTGGCACTGGCAGCTCTGGCCAACAATGCCTTCAACGCAAGCCACCTCCTCAACAACCCTACTTTCGGATCCCAATCTGGTAGGATTCTTGTCGTCAAATTTGGGTCGGCATCGCTCCTTTTGTTGGTTAGCTTCTTATGCAGCTCTATGTCCATTGGATATCTGATCGATGCAAATATCTTGATAAATGCTTGTGGGGAATTCTCATCTCCTGGACACACACAAACCATATTCGAGCGGGGGTTCATGTTGGCTCTCATCGGTAACCGGGTGCTCTGCATTACCTTTCCTTTGATGTTATGGTTGCTTGGTCCGGAGCTAGTGGCTTTGTCCTCAGTGGCATTGATTTGGGGGCTTTATGAACTCGATTTTTCAGGAAAATTAACAAATTAG
- the LOC121266297 gene encoding WRKY DNA-binding transcription factor 70-like yields the protein MECCWPENLPSKPKRAIDQLIEGRQLATQLRSLLSNSLGDDESTLPPAKDLLLKILNSFQNSLMILNSDDPDHELMSPIPTKTHGTKSESSEGSCRSISTLKDRRGCYKRRKNTQTWTKDTATLVDDGHAWRKYGQKVILNAKFPRHYYRCTHKFDQGCQATKHVQRIQEEPQKYRTTYIGQHSCRTFLKAPELILQDPSDPSTTTDSSILLSFDNTISNKQDSHFLISSFSSIKQERKEEKPAMSSDDIITHTHNHNQSSSSDYLLSPDRTPDLEPFGHMSVLSESDNGDVISGVMVPPVDFDDDVFSFNF from the exons ATGGAGTGCTGTTGGCCTGAAAACTTGCCCTCCAAACCCAAAAGAGCCATTGACCAGCTAATTGAAGGCCGTCAATTGGCGACTCAGCTACGCTCTCTTCTCAGTAACTCGCTTGGAGatgatgagtccactctccccCCGGCCAAAGATCTTCTCCTCAAAATCCTTAATTCATTCCAGAACAGTCTCATGATATTGAATTCCGACGACCCCGATCATGAGTTAATGTCTCCGATTCCGACTAAAACCCACGGCACCAAGTCGGAATCTTCCGAAGGGAGTTGCAGGAGTATCTCCACCCTCAAGGATCGGAGAGGATGTTATAAGAGAAG GAAGAATACCCAGACGTGGACAAAAGACACTGCCACTCTGGTGGATGACGGCCATGCATGGAGAAAATACGGACAAAAAGTGATCCTTAACGCCAAATTTCCAAG GCACTACTACAGGTGTACTCACAAATTTGATCAGGGATGCCAAGCAACCAAGCATGTGCAAAGAATCCAAGAGGAACCCCAAAAGTACCGAACCACATATATTGGGCAACACTCATGCAGAACTTTCCTGAAGGCTCCTGAATTGATCCTGCAAGATCCTTCTGATCCCAGTACTACTACTGACTCTTCCATTCTGCTGAGTTTTGACAACACCATCTCAAACAAGCAAGACAGTCACTTTTTGATCTCATCCTTCTCATCAATAAAGCAGGAGCGCAAGGAAGAGAAGCCCGCCATGAGCAGCGATGATATCATCACCCACACCCACAACCACAACCAATCATCATCTTCCGATTATCTCCTATCCCCTGATCGGACTCCGGATTTGGAGCCATTCGGCCACATGTCCGTCTTATCAGAGTCCGATAATGGGGATGTGATTTCTGGGGTTATGGTGCCACCAGTTGACTTTGACgatgatgttttttcttttaacttttga